CTAAGCCATTAATTAGTGAATTCTATAAATCAAACAATGTTAGTTTTAAGTGGGCAATTGGCAACAGTCTATCAATTATCGCAGATGAGGAATCTTTACCAGAAATGATTAAAATAGCACAAGAAAAGGAGCACGGTATTGCACGACAAATGATAGTTGATGGTTTAGGGGCGTTTAAAAGAGAAGATGTAAAATCTGTATTAGTAAAATTACTAAATGATGATGATGTAGTTGGACACGCAATCTCAGGCATTTCAAAAACTGGAGATAAGGACTTAATAAAGTATATTGAACCATTTATAACATATAAAATTAAATGGATCAGAAATGAAGCGCGAAAAGCAATAAAAAAGCTTGAAAAGGCCTAATATTTCAGGCCACACAATTTCGGCTGAAGTGGTTTCATTCTTGTATACACTGATAATATGAGATAAAACCTACCAGGCAAGCCAATAAAACGGTAAGCCGGGTTTCTTTTTACTTATGCTTGACAAAATGCAATACATTGTAATACGATAAAACCAACAAGAAATACAGGAGGTGCAATAGTGTCTACAGAAAAGGATAGTATGTTACGGGTAAGGCT
The genomic region above belongs to Acetivibrio saccincola and contains:
- a CDS encoding HEAT repeat domain-containing protein — its product is MGRLDKEKLIQEVREKGVEITNINDLMKINMKYRDLVPILLKHLNEVTDESDKEFIVRCLGVKGFVEAAKPLISEFYKSNNVSFKWAIGNSLSIIADEESLPEMIKIAQEKEHGIARQMIVDGLGAFKREDVKSVLVKLLNDDDVVGHAISGISKTGDKDLIKYIEPFITYKIKWIRNEARKAIKKLEKA